The Carassius carassius chromosome 16, fCarCar2.1, whole genome shotgun sequence genome window below encodes:
- the malt2 gene encoding MALT paracaspase 2 isoform X2 translates to MEDKNLGVETLSEAVLNRLGYMLDNPECGWKQLAKAVAEHPQFCYSEKELTDVSLKVLSPHGSPGRFLLALLADRGCTLAFLLQCLKKIEHREAAGFLTTHVMEQIDFTMQPQSQRVPEGSPVVLSCRAVGPVELTYQWFKGKDEVPGGNGPELVLNSVSSAEQGHYICRVSSGDKYVFSNWVHVRLAKSGGASAGSNSGYFPSSGSGLYITQQPRPQELVEGDALYLECAAWANPPPQFQWYLNKQPMPNGTRSILKIPSITTADRGIYSCKVYNLYHEAWSDQVQVNIGASNAGPRQMGDCCATDKVALLIGNMNYLHHQQLRAPMADVHELTNLLRQLDFKVVSLLNLNWQEMHSAVTEFLLLLDRGVYGLLYFAGHGYENYGNSFMVPIDAPASYTFKHCLWVQDVLQRMQERQTGLNVFLLDMCRKRNPNDESIPQPGPLRVTANIVFGYATCVDAEAFEVNKDDLSNGIFMSFLKKRLMEPEKVTFILDKVAEDMGRCEITRGRQALELRSNLSERRALTDSIQVPACQVTASTRNLQWAIAHVIPDSRCLRFECGVTVQLGFAAEFSNIMIIYTRILETPKDIVSCSAQLSDFTEGPEVDLKHSNQESLREAGSLLLSMDDLLPLEQPRLFTRISALQRLKKELSFTVCLHYKYTNLDEELLEEQRVSVGKPLVSKLNLYEPRLSHTSSCDLQMSSIMESPSFSESFRANLPDSSPSSIGSASTCWSYYQGSMESPTFSSLKNEPEETICPEFLESEEPPAIKSLPSASSQELQFKFSNLPNSL, encoded by the exons ATGGAGGACAAGAATTTGGGTGTAGAAACCCTGAGCGAGGCAGTGCTAAACAGACTTGGTTACATGTTAGACAATCCAGAGTGTGGTTGGAAACAGCTGGCAAAGGCAGTGGCCGAGCATCCACAGTTCTGCTATAG TGAGAAAGAGCTGACTGATGTCTCACTCAAAGTGCTAAGTCCACATGGCAGTCCTGGCCGATTCCTGCTTGCCCTTCTTGCAGACAGAGGGTGTACCTTGGCTTTCCTGCTTCAGTGCTTGAAGAAAATCGAGCACAGAGAGGCTGCTGGATTTCTCACTACACATG TGATGGAGCAGATTGATTTCACAATGCAACCACAGAGTCAACGGGTACCAGAGGGAAGTCCCGTGGTTCTGAGTTGCAGAGCAGTTGGACCTGTGGAGCTCACCTACCAGTGGTTCAAAGGCAAAGATGAG GTGCCAGGAGGCAATGGCCCAGAGTTGGTGCTGAATTCTGTTAGTTCAGCTGAACAGGGCCACTACATCTGCCGTGTAAGTTCTGGGGACAAGTACGTCTTCTCCAACTGGGTCCATGTACGTCTAGCAAAGTCTGGAGGCGCAAGTGCAG GTTCCAATAGTGGCTACTTCCCTTCGTCAGGTAGTGGGTTGTATATAACTCAGCAACCTAGGCCTCAAGAGTTGGTGGAGGGAGACGCTCTCTATCTCGAATGTGCTGCTTGGGCCAACCCGCCTCCCCAGTTCCAATGGTATTTAAACAAACAGCCAATGCCAAATGGTACTAGAAGCATCTTAAAG ATTCCAAGCATAACCACAGCGGATAGAGGTATATATTCTTGCAAGGTTTACAACCTCTATCATGAAGCATGGAGTGATCAGGTTCAAGTAAACATCG gtgcatctaatgCGGGTCCAAGGCAAATGGGTGATTGTTGCG CCACTGATAAGGTAGCATTGCTTATTGGGAACATGAACTACCTGCATCACCAGCAACTGAGAGCTCCCATGGCGGATGTGCACGAGTTGACAAACCTTCTACGCCAATTAGACTTTAAAGTCGTCTCTCTGCTAAACCTCAACTGGCAGGAGATGCATAGTGCTGTTACTGAGTTCCTGCTTCTGTTGGATCGAGGCGTTTATG GGCTGTTGTACTTTGCTGGCCATGGCTATGAGAACTATGGGAACAGTTTCATGGTACCTATTGATGCTCCAGCCTCTTATACCTTCAAGCACTGCCTCTGGGTGCAGGATGTGTTACAGCGCATGCAAGAGCGCCAGACGGGACTTAACGTCTTTCTATTGGACATGTGTCGGAAACG AAACCCAAATGATGAGAGCATCCCACAACCTGGCCCCTTGAGAGTGACCGCGAACATAGTGTTCGGTTATGCAAC GTGTGTTGATGCCGAAGCATTTGAAGTAAATAAAGATGATCTCTCTAATGGAATCTTCATGAGCTTCCTTAAGAAAAGACTGATGGAGCCAGAGAAGGTCACGTTCATACTTGACAAAGTAGCAGAAG ACATGGGAAGGTGTGAAATCACTCGTGGTCGGCAGGCTCTAGAGCTGCGCAGTAATCTCTCGGAGCGTCGAGCCCTGACAGACAGCATTCAGGTTCCAGCATGCCAAGTCACAGCGTCAACGCGAAACTTACAGTGGGCCATCGCACATG TCATCCCAGACAGCCGCTGTCTTCGGTTTGAATGTGGTGTCACGGTACAGCTAGGTTTCGCTGCAGAGTTCTCCAATATCATGATAATCTACACTCGGATATTGGAGACACCTAAAGACATTGTGTCCTGCTCTGCTCAGCTCTCTGACTTTACAGAG GGTCCTGAAGTAGACCTGAAGCACAGCAATCAGGAGAGTCTTCGCGAGGCTGGCAGCTTACTACTGTCCATGGATGATCTATTGCCTCTGGAACAACCTCGGCTCTTTACTCGTATTAGTGCCCTGCAAAGGCTCAAG AAAGAGCTCTCATTTACTGTGTGTCTACACTACAAGTACACTAATCTGGATGAAGAGCTCTTGGAAGAGCAAAGAGTAAGTGTAGGCAAACCTTTAGTGTCAAAACTCAACCTCTACGAGCCACGACTCTCTCACACCTCCTCCTGTGACCTTCAAATGTCCAGTATAATGGAGTCACCATCCTTCAGTGAAAGCTTCAGAGCTAACCTACCCGACTCAAGCCCTTCCTCCATTGGATCTGCATCTACATGCTGGTCCTACTATCAGGGATCCATGGAATCACCCACATTCTCTAGTTTAAAGAATGAACCAGAGGAAACCATATGTCCGGAGTTCCTTGAATCCGAAGAACCTCCTGCCATTAAGAGTTTGCCTAGCGCCTCTTCTCAGGAACTTCAATTTAAATTTAGCAACTTACCAAATTCCCTTTAG
- the mrpl54 gene encoding large ribosomal subunit protein mL54, translating into MAYSVLHCFKRINLPVFNAYNELFVNTLRIQSRSYASKKPVTKGKGKGMVKEVFKGPEVCKDPVRLCTHAVGVNIFKQGEDPLIKPREEYPEWLFQLDLGPPKNLNELEPDSREYWKLLRKEHIWRHNKLHKGKKM; encoded by the exons ATGGCTTACAGTGTACTTCATTGTTTTAAAAGGATAAACTTGCCTGTTTTTAATGCTTATAACGAGCTTTTTGTTAACACTCTACGGATTCAGTCTCGTAGTTATGCTAGTAAGAAACCAG TTACCAAAGGCAAAGGCAAAGGAATGGTGAAGGAAGTTTTTAAGGGTCCAGAAGTCTGTAAGGATCCAGTGAGACTTTGTACACATGCAGTTGGAGTCAACATCTTCAAACAAGGCGAGGACCCTCTTATTAAACCCAGGGAGGAATATCCAGAATG GTTGTTTCAGTTGGACCTCGGTCCCCCCAAAAACCTCAACGAATTGGAACCAGACAGTCGGGAATACTGGAAGCTTTTAAGGAAGGAGCATATTTGGAGACATAATAAACTGCATAAAGGCAAAAAGATGTAG
- the fam32a gene encoding protein FAM32A-like has translation MSEYKSVQKGSLKLKGVSLASKKKKKKEKERKRLEEQVLATQDEEGTTKVYVDKRTPAQMAFDKLQEKRQMERILKKASKTHKRRVEDFNRHLDALTEHYDIPKVSWTK, from the exons ATGTCGGAGTACAAGTCGGTTCAAAAAGGCTCTTTAAAACTTAAAGGGGTCTCTTTAGCAagtaaaaa gaaaaagaaaaaggaaaaggaaCGGAAACGTTTAGAGGAGCAGGTTTTGGCCACTCAAGACGAAGAAGGAACAACGAAAGTTTATGTTGACAAAAGGACCCCAGCACAGATGGCATTTGACAAATTACAAGAGAAAAGG CAAATGGAAAGAATCTTAAAGAAGGCCTCCAAAACACATAAGAGAAGAGTTGAG GATTTCAACAGACACCTGGACGCATTGACAGAGCATTACGACATTCCCAAAGTCAGCTGGACCAAATAA
- the malt2 gene encoding MALT paracaspase 2 isoform X1, with product MEDKNLGVETLSEAVLNRLGYMLDNPECGWKQLAKAVAEHPQFCYSEKELTDVSLKVLSPHGSPGRFLLALLADRGCTLAFLLQCLKKIEHREAAGFLTTHVMEQIDFTMQPQSQRVPEGSPVVLSCRAVGPVELTYQWFKGKDEVPGGNGPELVLNSVSSAEQGHYICRVSSGDKYVFSNWVHVRLAKSGGASAGSNSGYFPSSGSGLYITQQPRPQELVEGDALYLECAAWANPPPQFQWYLNKQPMPNGTRSILKIPSITTADRGIYSCKVYNLYHEAWSDQVQVNIGPGSFSDVSWEAPKVGASNAGPRQMGDCCATDKVALLIGNMNYLHHQQLRAPMADVHELTNLLRQLDFKVVSLLNLNWQEMHSAVTEFLLLLDRGVYGLLYFAGHGYENYGNSFMVPIDAPASYTFKHCLWVQDVLQRMQERQTGLNVFLLDMCRKRNPNDESIPQPGPLRVTANIVFGYATCVDAEAFEVNKDDLSNGIFMSFLKKRLMEPEKVTFILDKVAEDMGRCEITRGRQALELRSNLSERRALTDSIQVPACQVTASTRNLQWAIAHVIPDSRCLRFECGVTVQLGFAAEFSNIMIIYTRILETPKDIVSCSAQLSDFTEGPEVDLKHSNQESLREAGSLLLSMDDLLPLEQPRLFTRISALQRLKKELSFTVCLHYKYTNLDEELLEEQRVSVGKPLVSKLNLYEPRLSHTSSCDLQMSSIMESPSFSESFRANLPDSSPSSIGSASTCWSYYQGSMESPTFSSLKNEPEETICPEFLESEEPPAIKSLPSASSQELQFKFSNLPNSL from the exons ATGGAGGACAAGAATTTGGGTGTAGAAACCCTGAGCGAGGCAGTGCTAAACAGACTTGGTTACATGTTAGACAATCCAGAGTGTGGTTGGAAACAGCTGGCAAAGGCAGTGGCCGAGCATCCACAGTTCTGCTATAG TGAGAAAGAGCTGACTGATGTCTCACTCAAAGTGCTAAGTCCACATGGCAGTCCTGGCCGATTCCTGCTTGCCCTTCTTGCAGACAGAGGGTGTACCTTGGCTTTCCTGCTTCAGTGCTTGAAGAAAATCGAGCACAGAGAGGCTGCTGGATTTCTCACTACACATG TGATGGAGCAGATTGATTTCACAATGCAACCACAGAGTCAACGGGTACCAGAGGGAAGTCCCGTGGTTCTGAGTTGCAGAGCAGTTGGACCTGTGGAGCTCACCTACCAGTGGTTCAAAGGCAAAGATGAG GTGCCAGGAGGCAATGGCCCAGAGTTGGTGCTGAATTCTGTTAGTTCAGCTGAACAGGGCCACTACATCTGCCGTGTAAGTTCTGGGGACAAGTACGTCTTCTCCAACTGGGTCCATGTACGTCTAGCAAAGTCTGGAGGCGCAAGTGCAG GTTCCAATAGTGGCTACTTCCCTTCGTCAGGTAGTGGGTTGTATATAACTCAGCAACCTAGGCCTCAAGAGTTGGTGGAGGGAGACGCTCTCTATCTCGAATGTGCTGCTTGGGCCAACCCGCCTCCCCAGTTCCAATGGTATTTAAACAAACAGCCAATGCCAAATGGTACTAGAAGCATCTTAAAG ATTCCAAGCATAACCACAGCGGATAGAGGTATATATTCTTGCAAGGTTTACAACCTCTATCATGAAGCATGGAGTGATCAGGTTCAAGTAAACATCG GTCCTGGTTCCTTCTCTGATGTCTCATGGGAAGCACCAAAAGTAG gtgcatctaatgCGGGTCCAAGGCAAATGGGTGATTGTTGCG CCACTGATAAGGTAGCATTGCTTATTGGGAACATGAACTACCTGCATCACCAGCAACTGAGAGCTCCCATGGCGGATGTGCACGAGTTGACAAACCTTCTACGCCAATTAGACTTTAAAGTCGTCTCTCTGCTAAACCTCAACTGGCAGGAGATGCATAGTGCTGTTACTGAGTTCCTGCTTCTGTTGGATCGAGGCGTTTATG GGCTGTTGTACTTTGCTGGCCATGGCTATGAGAACTATGGGAACAGTTTCATGGTACCTATTGATGCTCCAGCCTCTTATACCTTCAAGCACTGCCTCTGGGTGCAGGATGTGTTACAGCGCATGCAAGAGCGCCAGACGGGACTTAACGTCTTTCTATTGGACATGTGTCGGAAACG AAACCCAAATGATGAGAGCATCCCACAACCTGGCCCCTTGAGAGTGACCGCGAACATAGTGTTCGGTTATGCAAC GTGTGTTGATGCCGAAGCATTTGAAGTAAATAAAGATGATCTCTCTAATGGAATCTTCATGAGCTTCCTTAAGAAAAGACTGATGGAGCCAGAGAAGGTCACGTTCATACTTGACAAAGTAGCAGAAG ACATGGGAAGGTGTGAAATCACTCGTGGTCGGCAGGCTCTAGAGCTGCGCAGTAATCTCTCGGAGCGTCGAGCCCTGACAGACAGCATTCAGGTTCCAGCATGCCAAGTCACAGCGTCAACGCGAAACTTACAGTGGGCCATCGCACATG TCATCCCAGACAGCCGCTGTCTTCGGTTTGAATGTGGTGTCACGGTACAGCTAGGTTTCGCTGCAGAGTTCTCCAATATCATGATAATCTACACTCGGATATTGGAGACACCTAAAGACATTGTGTCCTGCTCTGCTCAGCTCTCTGACTTTACAGAG GGTCCTGAAGTAGACCTGAAGCACAGCAATCAGGAGAGTCTTCGCGAGGCTGGCAGCTTACTACTGTCCATGGATGATCTATTGCCTCTGGAACAACCTCGGCTCTTTACTCGTATTAGTGCCCTGCAAAGGCTCAAG AAAGAGCTCTCATTTACTGTGTGTCTACACTACAAGTACACTAATCTGGATGAAGAGCTCTTGGAAGAGCAAAGAGTAAGTGTAGGCAAACCTTTAGTGTCAAAACTCAACCTCTACGAGCCACGACTCTCTCACACCTCCTCCTGTGACCTTCAAATGTCCAGTATAATGGAGTCACCATCCTTCAGTGAAAGCTTCAGAGCTAACCTACCCGACTCAAGCCCTTCCTCCATTGGATCTGCATCTACATGCTGGTCCTACTATCAGGGATCCATGGAATCACCCACATTCTCTAGTTTAAAGAATGAACCAGAGGAAACCATATGTCCGGAGTTCCTTGAATCCGAAGAACCTCCTGCCATTAAGAGTTTGCCTAGCGCCTCTTCTCAGGAACTTCAATTTAAATTTAGCAACTTACCAAATTCCCTTTAG